GAAGAAGACCGTCTCCTTGACCTCACGAAAGAAAAAAGCGACGACAAGGCAATGGATGGACTTAATCGAAAAGATGGGAGGAACCATCCAATGATAAATGCTGATATTTGCTTTGGTCTACGTCCTTTAGATTCTGATGAGTTTGTCTGTATTGACGGCTATATTGTAGACCGTGAAGTAGTTCCTGCCTTTAACAACTTGAAGGAATCTCTTGCTCAATATGGCTTTGCCTTAAGGCTGGAATCCGCCTATCGCAATTTTGAAAAACAGCTAAGTATCTGGAATCGTAAGGCTTCCGGCCAGCTGAAACTTCTGGATGCTGCCGGCAAACCTATGGAACGTCCTGATGATGAAGAACAGCTGATGTATGCCATCCTGACCTGGTCTGCGTTACCTGGGGCTAGCCGCCACCATCTAGGAACGGACCTGGATGTGGTGGATGGCAAGGCCTGTCCCGACGGATACGAAGTCCAGCTGACTCCTGCGGAATGTGACGGCATGTTCGCTCCCTTCCATCAGAAACTTACGGAACTGATGGATGCAGGGGAATCCTTCGGCTTTAGCCGCGTGTTTGTGCCGGGGCGAGGAAAGATCCAGCCAGAAAAGTGGCATATTGCCCATTTGCCTACATCTAGAAAGTATCTGGAGAATTTCTCCCTGGATGGACTCAAGAAGATTTACGAGCAAACCCATATCGCCTGCAAGTCCGCCTTGCTGGACAACTTGGATCAGCTGGCGAAAGATTTCATTTACCCCTACTTTATCTAGTTATGAATTTGGATGCAAAAACTCGAGGTATTCTCCACTTGCCTCTAGAAGTATATGGTGAATCTGTCATGGGTTCGTCTCTTCGTTACATTCCATGTAAAGGGAAGTGCCGCCTACTGGTATTTGCTGGCATTCACGGGGAAGAACCTGAGTCCACTTTTTTGTTAAGTCGGTGCTTGAGGGCCTTTTGCGAACCTTTTCAGGATATTGCCTTTGTCCTCTGTGCCAATCCCGATGGTATGACTCTGGGAACTCGCGGGAATGCCAATGGGGTGGACTTGAATAGAAATTTCCAGACTTCCAATTGGACTGCGGGGGAGGTCCTTTCCCGCTCCGTTCTTGAGGCTTCTCGGGACACGGTTTTGTCCGCAGGAAACCCTGCTGGACCGGAACCTGAAGTGGCAGCCCTGATGCGCCTTGTGGAAACCCTCCAACCGGAAAGCGTCCTGTCCATTCATGCTCCCATCGGGTGTGTTGATGCCCCTGTTCGTACCCCGCTGGTGGATGGCCTATGTAAGGCCTTTAACCTTCCGTGGATGCCGGATATAGGATATCCTACTCCAGGAAGCTTTGGAACCTGGTGTAAGGAACGACGTCTTGAATGTGTCACATTGGAACTTCCTAGAATGTCTCTGGAGGCTCTCTTCGATCGTTATGGAACCTCGTTCATAGACTTCCTGACTCAGGTTTAGTGAATAAAAAAAATCCGGGGTAAACCCGGATTTTTTGTTTAGCAGTAATCTACGGAAAATTAGTGCTTCTGTTCTTCCTGTGCTTCGGCAATAATCTTCTTGCGGTTGGCAAGACCGAGGCTAAAGCCGATAGTCAGGTAGCTGGCCATGAGGATCAGGAGGTATTCGGTAATGAACGGAACCTTGGGGGAAACGAACATGAAGCCGGACACATAGGTGATCACAATCAGGACAATCTGGAAGATATTCAGAGCCTGGCTCTTGCGGGGCTGAAGCTTGGGCAGGAACAGGGGGCTCACCATCAGGAGGCCGGTAACCAGCATCACCATCAGGGGGAGGAAAATCAGGGGGCTATCGGTGTTTTCAAAAAGGCCATGGCTCTTGAGGAACACGATCAGGATAGCGTTGATTGCGCCAGCGAAGGTGGAGGGCAAACCAGAGAAGTGATGGTGGTAGGTGTCGGAGTCACATGCGTTGTACTTGGCAAGACGCATGGCTGCACACAGAACGTAAATGGAAAATACCACAATCAGCAGGACGCCGTTTTCGCCAAACCACTGCGGAGCAAGGCTGCGGTAACAGAAGAAAACCGTGAATGCAGGGGCTAGACCGAATGCGATCAAATCTGCCAGGCTATCGAACTGAGCGCCGAATTCGGAGCTTGCGTTGACCAGGCGGGCTGCAAAACCGTCCAGTTTGTCCAGTAGGACGCAGAGGACGATGAAATAGGAACCCATGCGGATAGGGTCTGCCTGAGTAAAAGTAGTGAAAGCGCCTGTTGCCCAACAAATAGCGAAAACGCCCAGCAAGAAATTCATGCTAGTGAATGCGTTAGGCAAAATAAAACGGGACTTTCCCATCATAAACCTCCATCATTAGATGTCGGGGTAAAAATAGATAATTATTGGCAAAATGAACAAAAAAACGCCCCAAAGGAGCGTTTTTCTGAAAGTTTACAGAACTAATGGCTCTTATTTAACCGGTTTGATTTCCCAGAGAGCCTTTACACCTGCAGCCACAACCAGATTCTGGGGAGGGGCATAGGGATTTTCTTCGGTGGGGAAGTTAGTCCAGTGCTTGGTAGAGAACTGGTAGAACTGGGTGGGGCGGTACATAACAGGCAATACCGGAATGGTTTCCATAAAGATCTTGTTCAGTTCACGATAGGCTGCTGCAAGTTCCTTCTCGTTGGTGAGGACAGGAATCTGTGCCATTAGTTTGTTTGCATTGTCATTCTTGTAACGGCCCTGGTTTGCGAAGGTTTCTTCGCCCACTGGCTTGTAGGCGGCAATGCCCATGATCTGTTCAAAACGGCACCAGGGGGAGGCGGCGGAAAGTTCGGCGGTCTGTGTTTTCATTGCCAGATCAAAGGTCCCGAGACGGAGGTCCTTGTCCCAGACGCTGTAGTCCACAAACTTCTCCTCGGCAGTAAGACCGATTTCGTGGAAGGATTCTACAACAACCTTGATGGCGTCTTCCCAGTCAGTCCAGCCCTGCGGGCATTCAATAGAAATGCTGCGGACGGGAGATCCCTTCTTGTCAAGAAGCTTGTCTGTTTCATCCCAGCTATAGCCTGCTTTGGACAGGATTTCCTTTGCTTTTGCAACGTCAAAGCTGTAACCGAAAGCTTCTGCATCTTCCTTGACGAAATATTTGGATTCCGTCCCGAAGGGCAGGATGAAGCCCGGCTGCATGGCCGGAGAGTAGTTGGAAATGGCGCGGGACTTGATCTTTTCGAAATTAATGGAATGAGCCAGTGCGCGACGGAAGTCTACGTCGTTAAACGGGGGATTCTGCTGTGCAATGAAAAGGGTGGTAATGGATCCCGGCTGGTGGTACGGTTCGTTTCGGCTCCAGGCACGGATGCTGTCTCGAGCCTTTTCCCAAATACGGGGCAGGAATACGGAGGAAATATCCAGATGCCCCTTGGTCATTGCACTATTAAAGTGGTTGTTTCCGTTGTACAGGGAATGGATAATGAAACGCGGTGCAGGCTGCTTACCGTCGTGATGGACGTTGCCCCAGTAGTTGTCGTTACGGACGAGAACAATCTGGTCAGGAGAATAAGTCTTGATGTTGTACGGTCCGGAAACGAGCGGGGTGGAATCGTTCTTGAATTCCAGAACCTTCGCCATGTCGTAACCCTTGCCGGACTTGGAGGCCTGGACCAATGGTTCAAAGACCGCTTTAGGAAGAATAGAGGTTTCAGCTAAGGCGTTCAAGATGATGAGCTGGTTCTTGTTCTTGCCATAGTGGAACGTGATGTTGTTGTTTCCGTCGTCGGTAATCTTGCTGAGGATGTTCCAGTTACCATGGCGGGGGGTGGGGAGAATGGAATCGATGCGGAACGTGTAGATGACATCGTCTACGGTTACCGGAGTACCGTCGCTCCACTTTGCTCGAGGATCCAAATGGACCGTGATGGAACTTTCGTTGCTGGTGTAGCTGTCTGCCAGCATAGGTTCAAGTTCACCACTTAACTGGTTGTGTGCCAGCAACGCCTCGTACATCAGACGGACATTTCCGTCAATGGGGAAGTTGGGGTCGTAATCTAACGGATTGAAGGTTGTAGGGGGAGCCCAGTCGAAACCACCGATATAAAGCGTTTCATTACGGGGGTAATCAGGGTTGGTTACCTCGGCGGTTTCCTTCTTTTCTTCTTCACAAGCTGTAAACGCCATTGCAACACTTGCAGTGACTACACACTTTGCAAAAAAATTCATGTATTCAGTTAGTTTGCTCATCATCCTTTCCCACTTGGGTTATTCAATTGAAATTTAGTGAGATTTTTTCCAAGAAACCATACAAATTTTATTTACAACACGAAAAAAGCACCTTTTTAGGTGCTTTTTATTCCTTTATAGGGAAAAACCATAAAGAATTCGTTTTGGAGATGCGCTGAACAATGTGTTGTTCATAATGAAAGGGGTTCCTGATCCGCCAGGAGTGCTGTAGTGCCTGGCTATTTTCCCGTCTTTCATGTTGACGGAGATGATTTCAGAGCCTTGGTCTAACCATATTTCGTTGCCTTTTACGAAAGGCTGTGAAAAGACCGAGTTTTTTCCGCTAAATTTCCAGATGGGTGCTCCTGATTCCGAATAAAGTAACATGGACTGGTTTGCCAAGTTGACAAGGATTCCTGTGTCGCCGTTGTTGTTTACAATTTGCATGGTGGAAACCGGGGAATCCGTTAAAACCTGGAGGGGGGCTGCTTCTGGATGCTTGATGTTTTGGATGAGAATCTTGTTTGCTGTGGTTGCAAATACAAGAGAGGAATCTCCTTGCCCGATATGAGTGATGTTCCCGTTCAGTTTCTTGGAAAAGGTCTCGTTAGAAATACCGGAATTATCATCGACGATAAGGAGATTTCCTTCCTGGCTGCATAAATAAATTTTGTCGTTGTCCTTGGACATGAGGAACGGACCTGAGAATACCTTTCGAGACCAGGCTTGCTTATTATCGGAACGATTTACCTTCAGAAGGAATCCATTCCAGGTAGAAACGAAGATGGCGTTGTCGAAAATCTTGATGTCAAAAGCTTTTCCCGGTAGCTGGATATTGGTTGCTGTAGAGGTCTTGTTCAATTCATAGAGGGACATGTTGTATTTGGTGGCGATGGCGATGGAATTCTCGTCATGTCCAATAACCGGGTTGAAGTCTAGCTTGCCTATATTCTTCATCCAACGGATCTCACCATTGTCCGGATTGATACTGAAGATTTGACCTGCGGCCGGATCAATGGTGTATAGGTTCTTCTTTCCACCAAAGAATTGTGGGTATAACGTTTTAGGAGAGATGGGAAGTTGGCTTACGAATTTTGCCCCGATGGACTTGCTGTAACGCTCCAGAATCAGGTGTGCTGTCTTTGGATTGCCTGTGGATAGGCGGACTGCCTCTGCCCAGGCTTGCTGAACGGATTTCTCGCTTGCCTCCTGGTGTTCCAGGTAAAGTGCTCGCAGATACCATCCCTCGGCATTGCCAGGTTCCATTTTGAAAAGAGTATCCAGGGTGATGCTTAGGGAATCCCACTGCTCGTTGTCCATATAGTTGGATGCTTTCTTTGCGATTTGGCTAGAGAGGAGTATTTTCTTTCCGTAATATCTGGGAGAAAGGGCCTGCAGTTTTGTGTCGCCAAAGTTCAAGTAGATTGCATCATCGGTGTGGATCGGTTTTGTTTCAATGGCCTTGGTAAAGCTGTAGAACCATATGGGGCGTAATAGGGTGTCTACGGTAACGATGGATCCTTCTGCAGAGAACAGCCCCAAGGTGCCCTGGGATAGAGGGTTCATAATGGCAGTTTCTGTAAGGACGGATGCCTTTATGAATCCGTTGCGCTTGTCCAAAAGACTCAGCCTTCCGGAAGACTCCAGAATAGCAATGCTGTTTTCGAACTGGATAATGTCTTCTACAGTTCCTACGGATATTTTCCATAGGGGATTGCTTGTGCCCTTTGGGGAGTAGCAGTAGAATTTATTTCCGGAAACCAGATAGATCAATTTCTTTTCGACTAATACTTTTGTGATTGCGTCAAAAAGAGATAGAGTCCTTGTTTCGATGCCTGTTTCTGCAGAAATCAAGTGCAGTGAATTGTCTGGACAATTCAGCGCATAACTCTTCGTGGGACCATAATAGCCTTCAATGGAACAATTGCTGTATTTTTCGGGAATGGTAATCTTGGTCCCGTTCAAGTTAATGATGGAAAGTCCCTGGCTGCTCTGGACTAAAACGCGATTGTCCTGCTCGAAGAAATCTGTAATGTCGCTGGTTTCATAATTGCGGCTCAACTTTCCTGAATGGAATGAAGTGAAATGCAAACTGTCTTCAGAGGCTGTTTTATGCCAAATGCCTTGAGAATTTATCTGGTAGATTTCGGATTCATTCCCGATGGTGGAAGGAATGTCCTGAAGACCTGCTGTACTTAGTTTTTTGATGGAACCGTTTTTGAGTAATAGGTAAGTAGGATCCTGACCAAAAATTTTTCGAATGGGGCTGGGCAGTATTAAGGGCTTCTGGAGAAGTCGCTCAGCCTGGTTGCTGGTATAGGCTTCTCGTTCTGCAAGCCAGTAGGCGAGATTAGTCTTGTTGGTATTGACGAGACTTTGGTTGTAGTAGAAATTTGCGGATTGCCTATTGTTGGACAACTCCTGGATTTTTCCTAGATAGAAATAGGCTTGTTCCTTGTCGTTCTGGTCTCCATCTTTCGCAACCTTTTCAAGAAGGCTTGTTGCGTTTACAAAGTCGCCCTTCATTTCGAAAAGGTAAATTGCTTCCTGGATGGATGCGTCCATCTTGCTTGCCAAAGCTGTTCCCAGACATAGCAGTACGTAGACCAGGACTGTGATGACCTGGTTTCTGCGTCGTGATGCTATGTGCTTTACATTAGACATTGAACTTGTAACCTGCTCCACGTACGGAAAGGATAATTTTGGATTGCTCATCGCAAAGTTTCTTGCGGAGAACCACAATGTGGTTGTCTACTACGCGGGTAGAAGGCATACTGTCTTCGGAATAGCCCCAAATGTCTCGAAGCATGTCTTCACGCATGACTACTTCGCCTCGATGAATCCAGAAGTATTTTAAAGTCTGATATTCGCGTGCAGTAAGATCCAGAGAGGTTCCGCCCTTGGTGGCGGTATACTTCTTGAAGTCGATATGAATGTCCAGGAAGTCGATTTCATCAGGACCATTTTCAGTTTCTGCAGCCTTGGGCAAATCAAGTCTTCTCAAGAAAGCCTTGACTCGTGCAAGAAGTTCCAGGATGGAGAATGGCTTGGTGACATAGTCGTCTGCACCAATTTCCAGACCTGCAACTTTACTGGCTTCTTCTGTTTTGGCGGTAAGCATAATGATAAAGGTTTCCGGATGCTTGTTACGGATGTAACGGCAAACTTCAAAACCGCTCTTCTTGGGAATCATCAGGTCAAGAAGAATCAGGTGGGGTTCGAACTCATCAACCTTTTGGATTGCTTCATCGCCATCGGCCGCTGTTTCCACGATGTAGTTTTCCAGTTCGAAGTTGTCTTGCAACCCCAAACGGATAATTTCTTCGTCTTCAACAATTAGAATTTTGTTCTGCATTCTACTCCGCCTTCTTAAAACGTACCGTAAATGTGGAACCCTTACCTAGCTTACTTACAAGGGAAATGGTTGCACGGTGTGTTTCAGCTACTCTCTTGACGATGGCGAGACCAAGGCCAGAACCCTTTGTGCTTCGGGTCATTTCGTCGCCAACTCGATAGAAATCATTAAATATATTTTTTTGTTCTGAAGTGTCAATTCCTACGCCGGAATCCGTAACGGAAAAGACAACCAGATTATCTTCGCTATAAGTTTTTACAGAAACTTCACCTGAATTTGTGTACTTAATAGCATTTTCAATCAAGTTCTGTGCAAGACTGTAAAGGGCTGTGTAATCGCCCATCACCAGACAGCAGGGCTCAAAGGTTGCCTGCATTTTTAAACCCTTTTCGGTTCCAATACTTTCCACTGCTTCGTAAACTTTCTGAGCGCAAATGGAAAAGTCAATCCTTTCCCATTTGAAAGCGTCGGAACCGTGTTCCATACGGGTGTAGTTCAGAATCGCTCCAATTAAGTTTTCGAGACGAGAGGCTTCTTTGCCGATGAGGGTGGAGTATTCCTGAATTTTTTCCACCTTCTGGACTCGACCTCTAGCCATCATTTCGGAGAACATCTTGATAGAAGTAAGCGGGGTCTTTAATTCGTGGGAAACGCTGGAAAGAAAGTTTGCCTTCATGGAAAGCAGCTTTCGTTCCTGGGTGATGAAACGGAACATAAAGACGGAACCGAAAATGACCGTGATGAGGGCGAATAGCATCAGCCCGTACATCAGGAACATCCTGTGACGGGTTTCTTTCTGAATGGCCTGGGTATCCTTTTCGTACAAGGTCATTTCCCAGCCCATAGGCTCATTTATGATAGTCTGGCTAACAACATTTGCACTATCCAGTTCCGTTCCCAGGACCTTCCTTTCGTCGCGATCGGTTATCACAAAGGGAATGTTCTTCCAACTTTTTGCAGCAAGTCTTACGCGGGTTCTTAAGCGGGATCTGTAAGCATCTTTATCCAGTTTTGCAAGAACTTGCTGATCGCCGGAGAGGAAGGGGTATGCCATTTTGAGAAGGATGATGTCGTTATTTTGACGGAAGAGAATTCCTTCTTTAGGAGACACGGCTTCTTCTAGAACATCCTGGAAGAACCCCTTGTTCTTGGAGAGGATGTCCATGTAGCCCAGCTGACGGTTGAAGTTTTCTCGCAGGTTCCAGAATGCCTCACGTTTTTCCTGAGAGAGATTTTCAAAGGATAGAATCTGGGTGAAGGCGGATTCAAAGAAAAATTTGGAAGAGGAAATGTCGTCAACGTCTTCGTTTTCCAGGAAGTCCTTCAGGATAGCGATACAGTAATCCTGGGCTTCCTGATGCTTTTTCTGTTCTACTAGGATGTCGAAATGCAGCAGGTTTACAGAACGAGTCAAGTCTGTGGTCAAGTAGCCTTGCTGATGGGGATTGTTCTCAAGAATTTCCAGCAGTTCCAGAGCTTCTGGGTATTTCTTGGTTCGGTAGTAGAAACGAATCAATCCGAGAAGACTTTGAATCTGGTCGTCTCGATTTTCAAAGAAAAAGGCGGCGGGACGGAAACTTCTGGAAAGCCTGTTCAGGTAGGCTCTCTGCAACCGAGGGTCTTCTCCGTTTTCCTGTTCTGCCTGGAATAAATCTTTTTCTATGGAGGTGGGAACTGCTGTTGCAAAGTTGGTCTGTTTGTGGAATCTCTTAGAGGAAATATCCGGATAAATTAGATTTCCCTTATTAAAAAGGAAAATGGCTTCAATTCCTTCTACGGATTTGAATTCGGTCTCGTGCCTGAAGTCCAGCATGTGCTGCGGCTGTTCGTAAAGGAATAGGGAGGCCGTCTTGATTTCCTGGAAGATTTTCCTTTCTTCACTGGCGATAGCGTCTTCGATTTCTTCCTGAAAAGAAATTCTGCTTTCGTCAAAGTCCTTTTGTGCAAGAAATTTTTCGTTCTGAATATTTCTAAAACTCAGAAACGAAAGAATTGCGGTGGGCAAGATAATGCCCCCCGCAAATAAGAGGATGAAAAGGAGATTGTTCCTGGAAACCTGCACGTTCAACCAGAAGGTTTACTTGGCGATGGTTGCGTTATGGGTTACAGAAACTCTATGACCGACTTCGATTCTACGATTGTTGGAGTAGATTTCGCGAATCAGGATGGCTGCTTCGTTCTCGTTTGCGCGAACTACCACGCCGCGGCCAAGGAGATGGGGCGGAATGCTGGGGTCAGAGTTGTCGATTTCCCACACAGCTACAGCATTGCCACTGTTATAGCCCTTTGCAGAACCCTTGTCAATCAGCACGTAAGAGTAGGCGCCGATAATTAGCATGGGGTCCAATGCGTAGGTAATGGCTGCCATGGAATCTACCTTGGCATTCTGTTCCTGTTCGTAACCGCTCACGTTGATAACGTTCAGAGGTTCCTTCAGTTTTGCCTTGGACTGGTTAATCTTGATTTCACGGAAGCTCTGGACCACTTGAGCTCTAGAGAGCGTGTCGCCAATGGCGGTAATCTTTGCTACACCGGAGAGACGGAGCAAGGCTTTCTTTTCGAAGTAGTTTCCCTTGTCGGTGGGAATGTTGATAGATTTTGCTTCGTAGATATCTACCAAGTCGCCTTTCTTTAGACCCTCCTTGGTCTTCTTGCCAATTCCCACTACGATTTCACTTTCGGGAATATGGATCAGAGGTTTCTTCTTTTCGCCGGAGCGGATGGAGAAGAAACGCTTGTCGTTGCGCAGGGAGTCAATGGTGTAAATCTCGGGTGCCAGAACCTGGTAGTAACCGTTAAAGATCTTAGGTGCTGGACGCTGCTTGTAGAAGTAGGAGTCTGCGTCCTGCTTCTTTGGTTTGTTTTTCTTGTCCTTGGAACGCAGGTCGCCCAGCATGGATTCAAATTCATTGTCTCTGCCGTCACCCTGGTCGCAGCCTACTGCTGTAATGCCCTTGGGCAGGTTGGAGTCGGCAACTGCGGCGTCGCAAGGATACTTCTTCTTGGAAGGATCTACTCTCAGAACATTTTCTTCACGGACGCTGTCGCCGAGATACAGGGAGTCGCCCGGATAAATCCAGTGAGGATCCTGGATGTGACGGTTGTTTTCCCAAAGGTCCGGCCAGGCAAAGGGGTCGTTGAGGAATTCGTCGCTCAAATCCCAAAGGGTATCGCCTTCCTTGATAATATAGGCGGAAGCTATCAGGGCGGTAAGGCCGAGGCAAATGGAAGCACTCTTCAAAAAATGCATAGTTAACCCTAAGTTGTTGACTGATATAGAGAAATTTAACCTTTTCTTTGCTTGAACGTCGGAATTTCCTGCCTGAAAATCGATTTCTGGGCTGTTTTTGCGCCAGAAACGCGTTCTTGTGGACGTTGGACGTTTCTAGAGCGAGATTTTGTGGCAGGATTTTGACCCAAAATGCCTGCACGGTCGGGAACAAGCAAGAATAGAACTTCGAACTTTCCTGAGCCAGGTTCCAGATACAAGGGAATGCTCTTGCGCAACATGTAGCCTTCGCTACGGAAACGCTTGATTTCCTTGCCTGCTACTTCCAGATTGCCTGTCTGGAGAAGAATTCTTTCCGGTCGGGCCATAGCGATTGCTGCTTCGACGCCGGCTGCTAGGGTTTCTTCTGCCGGAAGGTTCAGGTAGAAGGTCCAGCGACCTTCGTTTTCCGGTTTGTTAAAAAACTTGTTGAAAAATTCTGCTTCCACATGTCCACGATGGAACTTCATGTTTTCGCTAATGGAATTTCTGCCGTTCAGCCTGGAGGAAATCATGGCGAATTCCCTACAGTCCATGGAGTCCACTCTCTTGAAAAGACCGGAGAGGGCGGCACTTACGAAACTGGAACCAGAATAGAATTCAAAGAAACAGTCTTCAGGATTGGGGTGGATCGCTCCTTCAATGCGCTTGGGCAGTTGGAACCAGGCGTCCTTGATTCTGGGCGCCCAGTCCATGACGTGCATCTGGATGCCCGTGTCGCCAATAGGGAGGAATTCACTTCCGAATGCAGTCTTGGTCTCGATGTGCATATTTGCAATGCCTGCGGGATCGAATAGGCCGTCAGGTACGCATTGGACGTGGTGGCAACTGATGATCTCGGGGCAGTTTCTTTCCAGAAAGTCTACAAAAGTCTTGTAGCCATGAGCAGAATTACGTCCCTTCAGATTAATCTGCACTAACAAGGCGAAACGTCCATCACCGGCTGCACGGAACCAAATCTGGCGGAGAGCCTTCTTGAAAATATGAAGGTGTTCTTTTTTCAGCTGCTCCATGATATGGTTCACCACTTCCGGAGTCTTCATTTCGGCAGCGGGAGCTTCCACGGTAAATACTTCGTGCTCGCCTCGGAGCGTCTTGATGATACGCCAGTCTGCGTTTTCCGGATTTACGTCTGCCGTAAACCAGGCCTGAATCTTGCCGGGAATTTTCTCGGTTTCTGCCCAGGCAACAAGCTGTTGCTTGATGTCTTCAAATGTGGGAATGACCTTCTGGACTTTCTCTGCAGGAGCCTTTTCTCTTAGAGGCTCTCTCTGGGAGTCTCTTTGGAATCCTTTCTGGAAACCTCTTTGGGAATCGGCGACAGGACGTCTCGGAGCAAAATTCTTCTTAGGCTTATACATAATACTTAGTTTGTTTTGAAATTAAACGTAGAACCTGGGGTAAATCCAGGAACACTCGCGGGCCAGCATCTTGGGGAATTCACGGAAGTTTCCGTTGATCTGGTACATATTCAAGCTGCCTTCCACGGGCTGTAACTTCATAACGGAGTCCGCACGGGCTTCCAGATAGGGGTATTCATCCAAGTTGCAGCTGGAAACCACTGCACATCCTGTGAGGGCGATGATGGTATCGATCATCTGCATCAAGATTTGGTGGGGAGCGCCGTTCAGTCGAGTGGACTTGGGGTTGTGAAGTACTGCAGAAATGGGGTCAATGACCACCACCTTGTAGTCATGGTTCTCAAGTTTCTTGGCACCCTGGATACGCTTTGCAATGAGCTGTGCTGTCTCGATGGGGGAGAGGGCTGTGCCGCGTAAGTTCAGGAAACCGAATTTTGGAGTACTTGCGGTAAGGTCGCGCTTTGCGCCCAGCAAGTGCAGTCTGTTCAGGAATACGGACTTTGTCAGTTCAAAGTTTACGAAAAGT
Above is a window of Fibrobacter sp. UWR4 DNA encoding:
- a CDS encoding M15 family metallopeptidase — encoded protein: MINADICFGLRPLDSDEFVCIDGYIVDREVVPAFNNLKESLAQYGFALRLESAYRNFEKQLSIWNRKASGQLKLLDAAGKPMERPDDEEQLMYAILTWSALPGASRHHLGTDLDVVDGKACPDGYEVQLTPAECDGMFAPFHQKLTELMDAGESFGFSRVFVPGRGKIQPEKWHIAHLPTSRKYLENFSLDGLKKIYEQTHIACKSALLDNLDQLAKDFIYPYFI
- the mpaA gene encoding murein tripeptide amidase MpaA; this translates as MNLDAKTRGILHLPLEVYGESVMGSSLRYIPCKGKCRLLVFAGIHGEEPESTFLLSRCLRAFCEPFQDIAFVLCANPDGMTLGTRGNANGVDLNRNFQTSNWTAGEVLSRSVLEASRDTVLSAGNPAGPEPEVAALMRLVETLQPESVLSIHAPIGCVDAPVRTPLVDGLCKAFNLPWMPDIGYPTPGSFGTWCKERRLECVTLELPRMSLEALFDRYGTSFIDFLTQV
- a CDS encoding phosphatidylcholine/phosphatidylserine synthase: MGKSRFILPNAFTSMNFLLGVFAICWATGAFTTFTQADPIRMGSYFIVLCVLLDKLDGFAARLVNASSEFGAQFDSLADLIAFGLAPAFTVFFCYRSLAPQWFGENGVLLIVVFSIYVLCAAMRLAKYNACDSDTYHHHFSGLPSTFAGAINAILIVFLKSHGLFENTDSPLIFLPLMVMLVTGLLMVSPLFLPKLQPRKSQALNIFQIVLIVITYVSGFMFVSPKVPFITEYLLILMASYLTIGFSLGLANRKKIIAEAQEEQKH
- a CDS encoding ABC transporter substrate-binding protein — protein: MMSKLTEYMNFFAKCVVTASVAMAFTACEEEKKETAEVTNPDYPRNETLYIGGFDWAPPTTFNPLDYDPNFPIDGNVRLMYEALLAHNQLSGELEPMLADSYTSNESSITVHLDPRAKWSDGTPVTVDDVIYTFRIDSILPTPRHGNWNILSKITDDGNNNITFHYGKNKNQLIILNALAETSILPKAVFEPLVQASKSGKGYDMAKVLEFKNDSTPLVSGPYNIKTYSPDQIVLVRNDNYWGNVHHDGKQPAPRFIIHSLYNGNNHFNSAMTKGHLDISSVFLPRIWEKARDSIRAWSRNEPYHQPGSITTLFIAQQNPPFNDVDFRRALAHSINFEKIKSRAISNYSPAMQPGFILPFGTESKYFVKEDAEAFGYSFDVAKAKEILSKAGYSWDETDKLLDKKGSPVRSISIECPQGWTDWEDAIKVVVESFHEIGLTAEEKFVDYSVWDKDLRLGTFDLAMKTQTAELSAASPWCRFEQIMGIAAYKPVGEETFANQGRYKNDNANKLMAQIPVLTNEKELAAAYRELNKIFMETIPVLPVMYRPTQFYQFSTKHWTNFPTEENPYAPPQNLVVAAGVKALWEIKPVK
- a CDS encoding PQQ-binding-like beta-propeller repeat protein, which codes for MSNVKHIASRRRNQVITVLVYVLLCLGTALASKMDASIQEAIYLFEMKGDFVNATSLLEKVAKDGDQNDKEQAYFYLGKIQELSNNRQSANFYYNQSLVNTNKTNLAYWLAEREAYTSNQAERLLQKPLILPSPIRKIFGQDPTYLLLKNGSIKKLSTAGLQDIPSTIGNESEIYQINSQGIWHKTASEDSLHFTSFHSGKLSRNYETSDITDFFEQDNRVLVQSSQGLSIINLNGTKITIPEKYSNCSIEGYYGPTKSYALNCPDNSLHLISAETGIETRTLSLFDAITKVLVEKKLIYLVSGNKFYCYSPKGTSNPLWKISVGTVEDIIQFENSIAILESSGRLSLLDKRNGFIKASVLTETAIMNPLSQGTLGLFSAEGSIVTVDTLLRPIWFYSFTKAIETKPIHTDDAIYLNFGDTKLQALSPRYYGKKILLSSQIAKKASNYMDNEQWDSLSITLDTLFKMEPGNAEGWYLRALYLEHQEASEKSVQQAWAEAVRLSTGNPKTAHLILERYSKSIGAKFVSQLPISPKTLYPQFFGGKKNLYTIDPAAGQIFSINPDNGEIRWMKNIGKLDFNPVIGHDENSIAIATKYNMSLYELNKTSTATNIQLPGKAFDIKIFDNAIFVSTWNGFLLKVNRSDNKQAWSRKVFSGPFLMSKDNDKIYLCSQEGNLLIVDDNSGISNETFSKKLNGNITHIGQGDSSLVFATTANKILIQNIKHPEAAPLQVLTDSPVSTMQIVNNNGDTGILVNLANQSMLLYSESGAPIWKFSGKNSVFSQPFVKGNEIWLDQGSEIISVNMKDGKIARHYSTPGGSGTPFIMNNTLFSASPKRILYGFSL
- a CDS encoding response regulator transcription factor, with the protein product MQNKILIVEDEEIIRLGLQDNFELENYIVETAADGDEAIQKVDEFEPHLILLDLMIPKKSGFEVCRYIRNKHPETFIIMLTAKTEEASKVAGLEIGADDYVTKPFSILELLARVKAFLRRLDLPKAAETENGPDEIDFLDIHIDFKKYTATKGGTSLDLTAREYQTLKYFWIHRGEVVMREDMLRDIWGYSEDSMPSTRVVDNHIVVLRKKLCDEQSKIILSVRGAGYKFNV